In Lycium ferocissimum isolate CSIRO_LF1 chromosome 11, AGI_CSIRO_Lferr_CH_V1, whole genome shotgun sequence, a single genomic region encodes these proteins:
- the LOC132038395 gene encoding uncharacterized protein LOC132038395, translated as MDGYEFSMEVRPQESILETKQKIQNLLGVPVASQTLSILGFDLLDGLDMQDYSIITQGTKIQLTIQNNTTIGETSLQQNISSKFQIIVKMSSRKLNIDIDSTETVRSLKEKIHIIDGAPIRRMSLCFSGNELNDEYRSLIEYGVQEFSEIIVFLKTMSRMVTDPPSRGLSLVVQTSSSLLNSAKIPVEMSDLGTVNDLRQLLLDRKILPMDEYIFIHKQRIMRDGCSLRWHGVENGDFVYVFKGSVSREGC; from the coding sequence atggatggttatgAATTTTCCATGGAAGTAAGACCTCAAGAGTCAATTCtcgaaacaaaacaaaaaatacaaaaccTCCTAGGAGTACCAGTGGCTTCACAAACTCTCTCAATATTAGGGTTCGACTTATTGGATGGACTCGACATGCAAGATTATTCAATAATTACTCAAGGTACAAAAATCCAACTAACCATCCAAAATAATACTACTATTGGAGAAACATCCTTACAGCAAaatatttcttcaaaattccaaattattGTCAAAATGTCATCAAGAAAATTAAACATAGATATCGACAGTACCGAAACTGTCCGAAgcctaaaagaaaaaattcacataattgATGGAGCCCCGATAAGGAGAATGTCTCTTTGCTTCTCTGGAAATGAATTAAACGATGAATATCGGAGTTTAATCGAGTATGGGGTTCAGgaattttcagaaattattGTGTTTTTAAAGACTATGTCACGTATGGTTACTGATCCGCCTTCAAGAGGACTAAGCCTAGTAGTGCAAACTTCGTCTAGTTTACTTAATTCAGCAAAAATTCCAGTTGAAATGAGTGACTTGGGAACTGTTAAtgatttgagacaactattACTGGATCGAAAAATTCTGCCTATGGATGAATATATTTTCATTCACAAACAAAGGATTATGAGGGATGGTTGTAGTCTTCGTTGGCATGGTGTTGAAAATGGGGATTTCGTTTATGTTTTTAAGGGGTCTGTTAGTAGGGAAGGATGTTGA